In the genome of Streptococcus mitis, one region contains:
- the ulaD gene encoding 3-keto-L-gulonate-6-phosphate decarboxylase (catalyzes the formation of L-xylulose-5-phosphate from 3-keto-L-gulonate-6-phosphate in anaerobic L-ascorbate utilization): protein MTKRIPNLQVALDHSDLQGAIKAAVSVGQEVDIIEAGTVCLLQVGSELVEVLRSLFPDKIIVADTKCADAGGTVAKNNAVRGADWMTCICCATIPTMEAALKAIKTERGERGEIQIELYGDWTFEQAQLWLDAGISQAIYHQSRDALLAGETWGEKDLNKVKKLIDMGFRVSVTGGLDVDTLKLFEGVDVFTFIAGRGITEAVDPAGAARAFKDEIKRIWG, encoded by the coding sequence ATGACAAAAAGAATACCTAATTTACAAGTTGCATTAGATCATTCAGACTTGCAAGGAGCGATTAAAGCAGCTGTTTCTGTTGGTCAGGAAGTAGATATTATCGAAGCTGGAACTGTTTGCTTGCTTCAAGTTGGAAGTGAACTGGTTGAAGTCTTGCGTAGCCTTTTCCCGGATAAGATTATTGTGGCAGACACAAAATGTGCTGATGCTGGTGGAACAGTTGCTAAAAATAATGCGGTTCGTGGAGCAGACTGGATGACTTGTATCTGTTGTGCAACCATCCCTACTATGGAAGCAGCTCTAAAGGCTATCAAGACTGAACGAGGAGAACGAGGCGAAATCCAGATCGAGCTTTATGGCGATTGGACTTTTGAACAAGCTCAGCTTTGGCTAGATGCAGGTATCTCACAAGCTATTTATCACCAATCTCGTGATGCTCTTCTTGCTGGTGAAACTTGGGGTGAAAAAGACCTTAATAAGGTTAAAAAACTCATTGACATGGGCTTCCGTGTATCTGTAACAGGTGGTCTAGATGTAGATACTCTCAAACTCTTTGAAGGTGTTGATGTCTTTACCTTTATCGCAGGTCGTGGAATTACAGAGGCTGTGGATCCAGCAGGAGCAGCGCGTGCCTTCAAGGATGAAATCAAACGAATTTGGGGGTAA